GCGTTGTTTCATTTTTGTAAGTAGAGAAAGTGGTATTCCACATATTAGTTTTACTGCGTGATTGATTTCAGAATACTGGTTCATGTTAACAAAGTTTCTTTTTTGATTAACTAGTATTTATAGTCTTCATGCTGAtgactgggccaatgaaaatCAGTACCTGTACAATTTAAAGttgtatttactttattatttcgtttatttTGGTTCTTCCCTCGTCAACAAAGAGGTCATTGCAAACAGACTAACACAATGCAAGTCAGGGAAGCAGGGGAGAGTAATCGGCATTggcctatagtaaaaaaaaaattctaggatTTTTTTCCATTGATTTCAGGAAAACTTGTAAAACATAAATCAGAATTTATGTTTTAGTATTCAAACCCGATTCATCCAGAAAGCGAGTATATTGTTTTACCTAAGTTCCACTTTCCTCGGTTACGTAACAAGGTCATTAAGACCTGAGTCAGTGGTAACAGAAATTTTGTCAAATTACTTATCACATAAGATTTCTGTAAAATTAGCCTGTCTTTGATCATTTTCGCTATAAATCTTAACTAACTCATCACTTGCAAGCAGTATCAGGTGACATTGTTTTGATTATGCTTGTCAAACTGAAGTATTTCTAGTCAGGTAAATTCCACGCACTAATACGTAGCTTAAATGGTATTCATAATGGTCCACTCAGCTTATTTTCCGGATGTAAAGCCAATTATTATCATTTTCTTGTGATAATGCTTGAAGTAACATGATATAAAAACAATGGTTCGAATGTtagttaacattttaatatgCTCTGTTTACCAAGTCAAGACACGACTGGGTCCAGTGCTGTAGCTTGGATTGACGGGTAGAATCTAAAATAAGTGATAAGTAGaagaatatatatgttttaggcGTTAAGTTAAATTATATCCCCATTTAGTTTGTTATTACACACATCATTGTTATTAAATTACAGATTTAACAGGTAAATCGTGATTTTCGCCAACAGGATAAATTCATTAGCATTTTAGTTGATTCACACTAAAAGTATCACAAATCTGAGGCTTCAACTTACTGccagcttttatttatttttgaagcacTCACCGGACCATTCTCGTGACTCACTAATCGGTTATCGGTTTTTCTCAACTAAGTAAAGTCCATAATAATGTATAATGACAGTAACAGTTTTGTATTCATAGTTCAAATTATGTATGTGTGTTTCAGAAAATCAACtttatgaattcaacattttcagCAGTTGTGAAAGCCAGACTCTCTGGTCTTAGGTCACTGCAAAGGACGTGGTGGGTTTTGGCTTCTATTACGCCCTATTGGCACCACGAAATCACTCAACGCCGAAACATCCAGCTTACCTATGCGAGAGAAATGGGGGAGGTGTTTCATGCTTACCCTCCCGAACACCGACAAGAATCGCCATTTTCTCCGAGAGAAGAGGCCTTTGATATTTATTCTCTTGAACAACTGGTTGTCGACACATCGTTTCCGAGGAAAGAGGTATGTGAGACCAATCCCCCCGAGCAGCTGCATGAGTCACTATCATCGCCAAGGGAAGAGGCCTTTGAAAATTATCCTTCTAAGAAGCTGCGAGATTCACCATCATCTTTGAGGGAAGAGGTCTACGAGACGTATCCTCTTGAACAGCTACAagcatcaacatcatcttcaagggaaAGGGCTGTTGATACTTATCGTTCCGAGCAGCTGCATGACTCACCATCATCTTTGAGGGAAGATGTCTATGAGACATATCCTACCGAGCTGCATGAAGCACCATTATCTCCATGGGAAGAGACTTTTGGCACTTATCCTACTGAGCAGCTGCAAGATTCGCGATCACCTTTGAGGGAAGAAGTGTACGAGACGTATCCTTTTGAACAGCTGCAAGCctcaacatcatcttcaagggaaGGGGCCTTTGATGCTTATCCTCCCGAGCCGATGCAAGAGATTCCATTCCCTTTGAAAGAAGAGGTCTATGAAACATATCCTCCAGAGCAGCTGCATGAGTCACCATCATCTCTGCAGGAAGAGGCCTTTGAGAAGTATCCTTCTGAACACCTACATGTATCGACATTGTCCGCGAAGAAAGAAGTCTTTGAGACTTATTCTATTGAACCGCTGCAATCATCAACATCATTTCCGAGGGAAGATCTGAATGAGACTCATTCTTCCGAAAAGCTACAAGTGGTATCACCACACATGAGAAACAAGAATACTGGTACCTTTACCTACTATAAGCTACAACTACCACCGTTTCCGCCACAACAACTTCCTTTGAAAGAAGAGCTGTATGAAACGTTTCCTCCTTTGAAAACATTGTCTGCGAAGGAAGAGGTCTTTGAGACTTATTCTATTGAACCGCTGCAATCATCAACATCATTTCCGAGGGAAGATCTGAATGAGACTCATTCTTCCGAAAAGCTTCAAGTGGTATCACCACACATGAGAAACAAGAGTTCTGGTCCCCTTACCCACTATAAGCTACAACTACCACCGTTTCCTCCACAACAAGTTCCTTTGACAGAAGTGGTGTATGAAACGTTTCCTCCTTTGAAAGCTGATATTGTCACTACCCCTTCAGAATAAAGAGGCACTTTTGCGATATACCAATGAACGTGTTTCTATCACACCTTAAGGACAAATTATTTTAGACCATTCCCTAGACCAAATGCACATGTAATCATATTTCCCATGGGTGAGTGGTAATAGTACCACTGACACGCATTCTTTCCCAAGAAGCAATTTGAGGTCACAGTAGCCATTCGTCAACTGAATGGTTACGGTGAGCCTTAGAACATCAGCGTACATTGTACAACGATTCAAAAGGAACATTACGACAGCTTCGATGCCAAACCGATTGATCTAATGATTCCGTAGAACTAAATTGCCGCTGTGATCTAAGAGTCGAAAAGGGGACAAGGTCATGCCAAAAAGGATAATTTTTCGTGATCTCAATTTTAAATGTTCTcattatcttacaaataaaaatcattaattttctttAGCAAACATCAAACATGCGCAACCTGGTTGACATTCAGATAATGCCAATGAGTGGATCTTTACGCCACCCATTCTTATTGTTAGAGACATCCTTGGCCTGATAAATGACTTGAAAgaggcattatttaaaaatatattctggctTTATAGATTTCAGTTTATTATACAGTGCTCACATATGTGTAGCTAAACCAGGAGATTTAAATTTGAGATCATTCACAAAATAGCATTTCCAAATAAGAAGCTGCTTTAAACTACTGAATATCAGTGAAATTCCACTTATTTATAGTATAtgaatttacctaattttctgtttttaacagtttttttaagaGTCAACTTTTACTTTTAATAGCatgaaataaatctaaaaaaaataccatCGTAAAGGAACCGTAGCTTTTTGTCCGAAACTATGTCACATCAAAGTTCTTTATGAATTATTCGTGCATTTGATTTAGAATTATAAATAGCATGTAAATCCATTTGTTAAAGAACATAAAAGAAAGATCAACCAATAATATATGCTAACTGGCTCATCAGGATATTGCTGATATCGCCGTtgtgatttaaatgttttacatgACGGTAAGAATGATGTGTCTTATAACGTGAAGTGTTTGAAGCACGTTAGTAATGTAAAATCAACCGAGAAAAAAATCAGCAGTTAATTTCTACGAGCCAAACCAGAACCACGGATGTGATTCAAGTGGAATGCTAtttcaccagtttttttttttaatagaacataaCAGTTTGTTTAGTTCAGCAGATCACACTGAAAATTTGTTCCCGAAAATATTTCTGACTTCAGACACAAAAAAAGTATACTTGCGGGTCCAAAAAAAACGGCTGCTATATTCAAAGAAATGGCATCGGGAACCAATAAACGGCAATTTCTCAAAATCCAGTAATATTTAGAAACGCTGTTTGCAGGGTAACTATAGGAATGTCTTTAGAGTTCGAAAGAAGTATTTTCGGAATGTTATTTCGTTTACGGAAAAGCCGTGatttaagaatattaatatagatTTGAACAATATAGActccacataatttttttttggttgaacttgtgtacatgcatgtgacgtttttaaataatattaattgtaattaaaattaaaggaTCATATCACTTGGTAAATTCACCTATATTTGAATCGATAAGCCCTGGTtttatttggttttgttttttaaagtatACTTTAATTAGTTCTTCAgttattaagtatatttttacaGATATGCATCCATTAAACTAATCTTGTCTTAAGGATGTTGATTTACTTATGGTCCGTGTTTCACTAACATTGATTGAATCATCCCGATGATTTACgataaaatttggtttttatttcaaatCTTACTTATGGTGTTCTTTCCAAGTTGGCAAGTATATTGTGTCGGCTGCGGTCGGCTACGGTTAATTAAGTGGTCTCTCAGAGCTTTACGAGCAAGCCCTAGGATACGCAATCTGAAACAGGTGGACTCGTTAGCAGCATTAATCTGCTCCGGCACAAGCCTGGAGTGTAGTAAAGGTTTGGATAGGAACCTGGTCGAATCATGGGCTTTCTGTGAGCACCATTCGGTATATCCGGAGGGGCACCTATGGTTCCTCGCTGGGGGACTTGCCAGTGAGGAAGCCACTAGTTTGCTGAACGGCATCGGAGTGTTAGTGCCGATGTTGGAATAGGTGACCTCAGCCTCTCGACATTGCCTCCACCAACGCCTCTGGGCAACGATGAAACTGCGTATCTGTATCCGTGGCCATTTGGGGCCACGCCTTGCTCCGTCGCATTCATCCCCTCTCGGGGAGTACATGCCGGCCCACAAGAGTTCAGGAGCTCGCGCGTTATAAATCAAGTGAAGCGAAAGCTTTGAACTAGGTGCCCGTGCTGTTTGCTCTGAGGCACCGGAGCTGAGGGAGTGTATGAGGGGCGGGCCACACGGGACTAGTTTCCAAGGTATATCATGCATCGTAGACTATGGCAGTTACCGTATAAGTTTACGGACTAACAGACTATACAAGCCCGCAGGTACTTAAAATGTTTAGGCAGTAGTGCAAGGTGACCCGTCCTGATTTATGAAACTCCGTTGAGGTTTTCTGTACCAGCCGAGGTCACAGGGTGAGGACATGCACTAGCAGATGGTGGATCTTACCGCTTAGAGCACGTCCAGATGGATCCCTACCCTGTTGAAGGGCGGACGCAGTAAGCAGCGAAACAGGTCTGGTACTAGCGTGGAAAGCTTTTTACGTTGTATGTgtggcccggctaagcacacagataaacgtaaaaaaagacaaacaaatttccttaggaattttttattactatgtttgcttatatgttttttttcagttataattttaatttggaaataaaagagtttgttAAATTACCTTTGTTCATTTCtttcccaaaaaaaatgttttttctcatcattACATGGCATCAGTACACAATTGTACACATGAATTTAGTTGGAAAGCTTTGTTACTTGctcagttttttttatactaaTTTTTACGAGGTCTTTGAATTGTGATatgatgaggtccaaatacataccacagcaccacaCATCTTGAAGTTGATTGTCGAGGAGTCTTGTTACtcgccaaaaaaaacaaaaaaaaaagataatttagtAATGTCACTTGGTTAACTACATAACTCAAgttaccgtcgatcgcggacctgAATCACGCGAaatcgggccgatgccgacgcctagggcctaaatttgcCATTAGATTGTCCAAATATACAgaatttgtgttaaaaaaatacggcctggccccagcccctaggcgttaagtTGTCCCATAATAACTTTCCATTGTGTGAGTTGCCGACGACGTAACCGgattcggcgacgatcgagcgacAAGTGACTTGGTTGACGAgactaccttcccttgtaaaggtgaagacaagggaggcaaccccgtgggccaactgaccaatcagagtacagaattcagaaacatgaccatataaggaaattcggacGGGCGCATCACTccacgccagggctcgccctgattggctggcaagTGGTAGCCTCTATAGAACCTTCTTGACGTTCGCAACAGCTGTGCGTCcatgtgacgcgtaaatcccaaacacgcacttacaaggtgaaaaataactttctggcgccagtgtgtcgcgcctgtccactcttccttctgtaccttccagactattctcgaaatattacactagcaatatccagtagaatttaaaattacccaacaaatttaaatacaatgttcaaaatttagtaatcaaagttgaaattcatacagtttagaaatttttgtttaaaaattaggtCGTGTAAAATTATAGTCTAAActgatttaaacaaaataattactgaaattaattatcaaatatcaaaattaattattattaactggagttaacccacaaatttataattaagtatctcaaggaaataagttgAAATTTAACCAATGAAATTAAGAAAAATTCTTAACAGTTCTGAACCATTATCcctatttacatattaaaaaattattatccttcatatcaaagttattcttaatattcttatgaccctatatatatatatatatatatatatatatatataggtatata
This DNA window, taken from Bacillus rossius redtenbacheri isolate Brsri chromosome 3, Brsri_v3, whole genome shotgun sequence, encodes the following:
- the LOC134531465 gene encoding adhesive plaque matrix protein-like, with the protein product MRRILRVCAFVIIDVLFAELGTCMPTPQFYSGSPVVELPGAAIAGRASPRASGGAGMVYVLVGLVSLPLLVTVLWLLRQLWRMLASCAGRGCPATARCASRPDHGLEEVVIIPADHQLHGSVPQGVPSASSALLRDGPLASSQQQHQFSPVSLMEEMLLASTREQMQSASTPQLHDCSLASSREQMMSSSAPLDQEAVLMSIHDQLQREYRELVTCNHQMLLYSTAPQVEYDKELFADYQSPSRHTEETEVGATCDEDQAVLSPPMQDLEVVSIPDAFAPADADCDNTQYTQELRKINFMNSTFSAVVKARLSGLRSLQRTWWVLASITPYWHHEITQRRNIQLTYAREMGEVFHAYPPEHRQESPFSPREEAFDIYSLEQLVVDTSFPRKEVCETNPPEQLHESLSSPREEAFENYPSKKLRDSPSSLREEVYETYPLEQLQASTSSSRERAVDTYRSEQLHDSPSSLREDVYETYPTELHEAPLSPWEETFGTYPTEQLQDSRSPLREEVYETYPFEQLQASTSSSREGAFDAYPPEPMQEIPFPLKEEVYETYPPEQLHESPSSLQEEAFEKYPSEHLHVSTLSAKKEVFETYSIEPLQSSTSFPREDLNETHSSEKLQVVSPHMRNKNTGTFTYYKLQLPPFPPQQLPLKEELYETFPPLKTLSAKEEVFETYSIEPLQSSTSFPREDLNETHSSEKLQVVSPHMRNKSSGPLTHYKLQLPPFPPQQVPLTEVVYETFPPLKADIVTTPSE